Proteins encoded by one window of Burkholderia plantarii:
- a CDS encoding DUF3574 domain-containing protein has translation MGLAGCAPLPATPSAAAPPDCAGAGSQPAEQADLLFGRDIEGRSAVTDAERQAFVAEIVTPRFPDGLTLWDTQGQWRDRDTGAIVREASFVIRVVAPPTPATQRAIDEIRAAWQQRFHQQAVGLLVTRVCASF, from the coding sequence GTGGGGCTGGCCGGCTGCGCGCCGCTGCCGGCCACGCCGTCCGCTGCCGCGCCGCCGGACTGCGCGGGCGCCGGCAGCCAGCCCGCCGAGCAGGCCGATCTGCTGTTCGGCCGCGATATCGAGGGCCGCAGCGCGGTGACCGACGCCGAGCGCCAGGCCTTCGTCGCCGAGATCGTCACGCCGCGCTTTCCCGACGGCCTGACGCTGTGGGACACGCAGGGCCAATGGCGCGATCGCGACACCGGCGCGATCGTGCGCGAGGCCTCGTTCGTGATTCGCGTGGTCGCGCCGCCAACGCCGGCCACGCAGCGCGCGATCGACGAGATCCGCGCCGCCTGGCAGCAGCGCTTCCATCAGCAGGCGGTCGGGCTGCTCGTCACGCGCGTCTGCGCCTCGTTCTGA
- the argE gene encoding acetylornithine deacetylase, which translates to MSPVDAAPSTHALPTVESPVSLPWVRDLVAMDTTSRVPNLGLIETVRDALAARGIESTLTHDRRDGWANLFATIPAHDGATDGGVVLSGHTDVVPVDGQQWDSDPFTPTIRDGRLYGRGTCDMKGFIGAALALVPEMQAAKLARPIHLALSYDEEIGCAGAPLMLAELKRRGLQPGGCIVGEPTSMRPIIAHKGINTYRCCVRGHAAHSSLTPKGLNAIEYAARLICHIRDIADEFRANGPFDELYDVPFTTAQTSLIEGGNAINTVPAECRFSFEFRNLPTLDPDTIFARIDAYARDTLLPKMRREHPDAAIEISKIAAAPGLDADEQAAITELVRALTADRSQRKVAYGTEAGLFANAGIPSVVCGPGDIEQAHKANEYVELAQLDACERFLRKFIYSMTLA; encoded by the coding sequence ATGTCCCCCGTCGACGCCGCGCCGTCCACCCACGCCCTCCCCACCGTCGAATCGCCCGTCAGCCTGCCGTGGGTCCGCGACCTCGTCGCGATGGACACCACCAGCCGCGTGCCGAACCTGGGTCTCATCGAGACCGTGCGCGACGCGCTTGCCGCGCGCGGCATCGAATCGACGCTGACGCACGACAGGCGCGACGGCTGGGCCAACCTGTTCGCGACGATTCCCGCGCACGACGGCGCCACCGACGGCGGCGTGGTGCTGTCGGGGCACACCGACGTGGTGCCGGTGGACGGCCAGCAATGGGACAGCGACCCGTTCACGCCGACCATCCGCGACGGCCGGCTCTATGGGCGCGGCACCTGCGACATGAAGGGCTTCATCGGCGCGGCGCTCGCGCTGGTGCCGGAGATGCAGGCGGCGAAGCTGGCCCGGCCGATCCACCTCGCGCTGTCCTACGACGAGGAAATCGGCTGCGCGGGCGCGCCGCTGATGCTCGCCGAGCTGAAGCGACGCGGCCTGCAGCCGGGCGGCTGCATCGTCGGCGAGCCCACCAGCATGCGCCCGATCATCGCGCACAAGGGCATCAACACCTATCGCTGCTGCGTGCGCGGCCACGCCGCCCATTCGTCGCTGACGCCGAAGGGGCTCAACGCGATCGAATACGCGGCGCGGCTGATCTGCCACATCCGCGACATCGCCGACGAGTTCCGCGCCAACGGGCCGTTCGACGAGCTCTACGACGTGCCGTTCACGACCGCGCAGACGAGCCTGATCGAAGGCGGCAACGCGATCAACACGGTGCCGGCCGAGTGCCGCTTCTCGTTCGAATTCCGCAACCTGCCGACGCTCGATCCCGACACGATCTTCGCGCGCATCGACGCCTACGCGCGCGACACGCTGCTGCCGAAGATGCGCCGCGAGCATCCGGACGCGGCCATCGAGATCTCGAAGATCGCCGCCGCGCCGGGCCTCGACGCCGACGAGCAGGCCGCGATCACCGAACTGGTGCGCGCCCTGACGGCCGACCGCTCGCAGCGCAAGGTCGCCTACGGCACCGAGGCGGGGCTGTTCGCGAACGCCGGCATTCCGAGCGTGGTTTGCGGGCCGGGCGACATCGAGCAGGCGCACAAGGCCAACGAGTACGTCGAGCTCGCGCAGCTCGACGCCTGCGAGCGCTTCCTGCGCAAGTTCATCTACAGCATGACGCTCGCCTGA
- a CDS encoding pyridoxal-phosphate dependent enzyme, producing MSTLSPPPVHSSINGEPIPTLDDIAAEHFALTPWVSRTPVFERAGLPSLEATHVNLKFELLQASGSFKVRGAFANLLALGESQRRSGVTCVSSGNHAAALAYAAMRLGIGAKVVLLDTADAAPLALCRQYGAEVVMAAGQADAFDLARRIEIEEGRQFVHAFNGYRTILGTATLGYEWATQAPDLDAVIVPVGGGGLAAGIATALRLASPRIRVYGVEPEGADVMSRSFAANRPVELRAAHTIAGALAVTHTEEYGYELCRRHLERLVCVDDDALRAAMRYLHTTLKVAVEPACAAPMAALLGPLRETLQGRRVGVLLPGSNLDPAAFAAHLATPAGARRVR from the coding sequence ATGTCGACCCTCTCACCGCCCCCCGTCCATTCGTCCATCAACGGCGAGCCGATCCCCACGCTCGACGACATCGCCGCCGAGCACTTCGCGCTCACGCCCTGGGTTTCGCGCACGCCGGTGTTCGAGCGCGCCGGGCTGCCCTCGCTCGAGGCCACCCACGTCAACCTGAAGTTCGAGCTGCTGCAGGCGAGCGGCAGCTTCAAGGTGCGCGGCGCGTTCGCGAACCTGCTCGCGCTCGGCGAGTCGCAGCGGCGCAGCGGCGTGACCTGCGTGTCGTCGGGCAATCACGCGGCGGCGCTCGCCTACGCGGCGATGCGGCTCGGCATCGGCGCGAAGGTGGTGCTGCTCGACACGGCCGACGCCGCACCGCTCGCGCTGTGCCGGCAGTACGGCGCCGAAGTCGTGATGGCGGCCGGGCAGGCGGATGCGTTCGACCTGGCGCGGCGCATCGAGATCGAGGAAGGGCGGCAGTTCGTGCATGCGTTCAACGGCTACCGCACGATCCTCGGCACCGCCACGCTCGGCTACGAATGGGCCACCCAGGCGCCCGACCTCGACGCCGTGATCGTGCCGGTCGGCGGCGGCGGGCTGGCCGCCGGCATCGCGACGGCGCTGCGGCTCGCGAGCCCGCGGATTCGCGTGTACGGCGTCGAGCCCGAGGGCGCCGACGTGATGAGCCGCAGCTTCGCGGCCAACCGGCCGGTCGAGTTGCGCGCGGCGCACACCATCGCCGGCGCGCTGGCCGTCACCCACACCGAGGAATACGGCTACGAACTGTGCCGGCGGCACCTCGAGCGTCTCGTTTGCGTCGACGACGACGCGCTGCGCGCGGCGATGCGCTATCTGCACACCACCCTGAAGGTGGCCGTCGAGCCCGCCTGCGCGGCACCGATGGCGGCGCTGCTCGGCCCGCTGCGCGAGACGCTGCAGGGCCGGCGGGTGGGCGTGCTGCTGCCGGGCTCGAACCTCGATCCGGCCGCGTTCGCGGCTCACCTCGCCACGCCGGCCGGCGCGCGCCGCGTGCGCTGA
- a CDS encoding penicillin-binding protein 1A: MPIIKRPSDSEPNYKLRRSPSGAFYADESDRHGGDDHRRDRDDDRGGRRSIGARIALWFAGLIAVAGVVGALIVGYALVVMAPQLPSLDALTNYQPKVPLRVYTADHVLIGEFGEERRSLVRFQDIPDVMKKAVLAIEDYRFYEHGGVDFVGILRAGVADLLHGGARQGASTITMQVARNFFLSSEKTYTRKIYEMLLAYKIERALTKDQILELYMNQIYLGQRAYGFAAAARVYFGKDLKDITLAEAAMLAGLPKAPSAYNPVVNPKRAKVRQEYILRRMFELGYITQPQYDAAVKEEIHTRTPGNQYAVHAEYIAEMVRQMMYAQYKDETYTRGLSVTTTINSADQEAAYQAVRRGILDYERRHGYRGPEGFIALPAAGDARDEAIDDALADHPDNGDLQSAVVVGAAPSAVEVQFVGGATAKIGAANLRFVAAALSPRAPDALRIKPGSIVRVMKDTRDSWQFSQLPQVQGALVALTPQDGAIRSLIGGFDFNQSKFNHVTQAWRQPGSSFKPFIYSASLEKGLGPATIINDAPLYFPPSTPGGTAWEPKDDDQPEGPMTMRDALRKSKNLVSIRILASIGTKYAQDYVTQRFGFDPAKTPPYLPMALGAGLVTPLQLAGAYSVFANGGYRVDPYLIAEVDDAHGQPLQKAQPAIAGSNAQRTIEARNAYVMNSLLHTVATAGTGAGSNVLGRSDLQGKTGTTNEAKDGWFAGYQQSLVAVAWMGFDQPKSLGSREFGAQLGLPIWINYMRTALRGVPEQSMPMPDGLTTIDGELYFADRTPGNGFIANVDMGDAANPINANDALGSAGAAGLTPPPVTPQEKQQIMDMFDKP, encoded by the coding sequence ATGCCGATCATCAAACGCCCGTCCGACTCCGAACCCAACTACAAGTTGCGCCGCTCGCCTTCCGGTGCGTTTTACGCGGACGAATCCGACCGCCACGGCGGTGACGACCATCGCCGCGATCGCGACGACGACCGCGGTGGCCGGCGCTCGATCGGCGCGCGCATCGCGCTGTGGTTCGCCGGCCTGATCGCGGTGGCCGGCGTGGTCGGCGCGCTGATCGTCGGCTACGCGCTAGTGGTGATGGCGCCGCAACTGCCGTCGCTCGACGCGCTGACGAACTACCAGCCGAAGGTGCCGCTGCGCGTCTACACGGCCGATCACGTGCTGATCGGCGAGTTTGGCGAGGAGCGCCGCAGCCTGGTGCGCTTCCAGGACATTCCCGACGTGATGAAGAAGGCGGTGCTCGCGATCGAGGACTACCGCTTCTACGAACACGGCGGCGTCGACTTCGTCGGCATCCTGCGCGCCGGCGTGGCCGACCTGCTGCACGGCGGCGCGCGGCAGGGCGCGAGCACGATCACGATGCAGGTCGCGCGCAACTTCTTCCTGTCGAGCGAGAAGACCTACACGCGCAAGATCTACGAAATGCTGCTCGCCTACAAGATCGAGCGCGCGCTGACGAAGGACCAGATCCTCGAGCTGTACATGAACCAGATCTATCTGGGGCAGCGCGCCTATGGCTTCGCGGCCGCCGCGCGCGTGTACTTCGGCAAGGATCTGAAGGACATCACGCTGGCCGAGGCGGCCATGCTCGCGGGCCTGCCGAAGGCGCCGTCGGCCTACAACCCGGTGGTCAATCCGAAGCGCGCCAAGGTGCGCCAGGAGTACATCCTGAGGCGCATGTTCGAGCTCGGCTACATCACGCAGCCGCAGTACGACGCGGCCGTGAAGGAAGAGATCCACACGCGCACGCCGGGCAACCAGTACGCCGTGCATGCCGAGTACATCGCCGAGATGGTGCGGCAGATGATGTACGCGCAGTACAAGGACGAGACCTACACACGCGGCCTGAGCGTGACCACCACGATCAACTCGGCGGACCAGGAAGCGGCCTATCAGGCGGTGCGGCGCGGGATCCTCGACTACGAGCGCCGCCACGGCTATCGCGGGCCGGAAGGCTTCATCGCGCTGCCGGCCGCCGGCGACGCGCGCGACGAGGCGATCGACGACGCGCTCGCCGATCACCCCGACAACGGCGACCTGCAGTCGGCGGTAGTGGTCGGCGCGGCGCCGTCGGCGGTGGAAGTGCAGTTCGTGGGCGGCGCGACCGCGAAGATCGGCGCGGCCAACCTGCGCTTCGTGGCGGCCGCGCTGAGCCCGCGCGCGCCCGACGCGCTGCGCATCAAGCCCGGCTCGATCGTGCGCGTGATGAAGGACACGCGCGACAGCTGGCAGTTCAGCCAGCTGCCGCAGGTGCAGGGCGCGCTGGTCGCGCTTACGCCGCAGGACGGCGCGATCCGTTCGCTGATCGGCGGCTTCGACTTCAACCAGAGCAAGTTCAACCACGTCACGCAGGCGTGGCGCCAGCCCGGTTCGAGCTTCAAGCCGTTCATCTATTCGGCCTCGCTGGAAAAGGGCCTCGGGCCGGCCACCATCATCAACGACGCGCCGCTGTACTTCCCGCCGAGCACGCCGGGTGGCACCGCGTGGGAGCCGAAGGACGACGACCAGCCGGAAGGCCCGATGACGATGCGCGATGCGCTGCGCAAGTCGAAGAACCTCGTGTCGATCCGGATCCTCGCCTCGATCGGCACCAAGTACGCGCAGGATTACGTGACCCAGCGCTTCGGCTTCGATCCGGCGAAGACGCCACCGTACCTGCCGATGGCGCTCGGCGCCGGGCTCGTCACGCCGCTGCAGCTGGCGGGCGCGTATTCGGTGTTCGCCAACGGCGGCTATCGCGTCGATCCGTACCTGATCGCGGAAGTCGACGACGCGCACGGCCAGCCGCTGCAGAAGGCGCAGCCGGCGATCGCGGGCAGCAACGCGCAGCGCACCATCGAGGCGCGCAACGCCTACGTGATGAACAGCCTGCTGCACACGGTGGCCACGGCCGGCACCGGCGCCGGCTCGAACGTGCTGGGCCGCTCGGACCTGCAGGGCAAGACCGGTACCACCAACGAAGCGAAGGACGGCTGGTTCGCCGGCTACCAGCAGTCGCTGGTGGCGGTGGCCTGGATGGGCTTCGACCAGCCGAAGAGCCTCGGCAGCCGCGAGTTCGGCGCGCAGCTCGGCCTGCCGATCTGGATCAACTACATGCGCACCGCGCTGCGCGGCGTGCCCGAGCAGTCGATGCCGATGCCCGACGGCCTGACCACGATCGACGGCGAGCTGTACTTCGCCGATCGCACGCCGGGCAACGGCTTCATCGCGAACGTCGACATGGGCGACGCGGCGAACCCGATCAACGCCAACGACGCGCTCGGTTCGGCCGGCGCGGCGGGCCTGACGCCGCCGCCCGTGACGCCGCAGGAGAAGCAGCAGATCATGGACATGTTCGACAAGCCCTGA